The following DNA comes from Geobacter sp..
TTGCCAGTCCAGGTAATAATTCCATGCCTCCGGCTCCCAATCACCGACATTCGAGGACAGTTTCTTGATCTCTGCCATGTTGTCGGTGTCGCACAGCTTCTGCACATGTTTCAAAGTAGGTTTGGCATTGAGCGGGTCCTGCTGGACATTGTCCAGGTTGCCGCCGTTGAAGGTATTGAGCGCCGTTTTCGCCTTGTCCATTCTCAGGGGAGGCGGGGTGAAGGTGATACCTGCGGGTTGGAAGGTCGCGCCCGAGGCGATGACTTTGGCGTCGTCGGGGACCGGGTCCAGGATGGTCCTTATCTGGGCGAGATAGAGTCCCAGTTTCGCGCGGTCGGCATTGTCGGCTGCTTCATCGTAGCGTCTGCGCAGAGGGGTCAGCCATGACTCCGTATAGATGTGCGAATCGACGGTCTCCACATCCTCATACAGATTGCCGCCCGTGGCCACGTTGTCCCGGAAATGATCCTTGATCTTGTTGTCGAGCACTCCGTGCCAGTCGTTGGTCTCGAATGTCTGGGACCAGGGTCTGACGTTGCCGATCACCCCTTTTCCTCCCATCCTCTGCGGTACCATGTGCGGATGCCCCATGTCCTGGCCGTCGGATAGAGCCTTCGTCAGCTTGGTCACATCGTCGCACAATGTCTGGGCGGTACCTTTCACATCGGAGCCGCGGCTGGCATAAGCGCCCCAAAGTCTACTTGCCCCTTGTGATCCGGGCCATTTGTCGTTGTACGGGTCCCATCCGGCAATTTTGGGGATGCGCGGGCAGGTGTAGGTCATGCATTGCACGGTGTTGCCGGTGATGATATGTGCACGCGCCTCATCCGGGCCGAACTTCCCCTGCACCGCTTTCTCCCCCATCTGATCCGCCTCGCGCTCCAGCCCTGCATCGTCGTTCACCGGCACACCTTCCTTCAGCTGCATGGTTGGCTGCACCCGCCCCTGGGCCTGCTGCACCACGTGCCACGCCTCATGGGGGAGGTGTTGCTCCTGGCCCGGCGCCACATGGATGTCGCTTCCCTGGGCATAGGCGAGTGCGTTCAACTGGGCGGGCTGGGGAGAGTTGTAATGGACCTTGACGCTATCCATGGATACGCCGGAGAGCGATTCGATGCCGGTCTTGAGCGTGTCCGGCAGGCCGGTGTCGTTGGTCCTGGCGGCGGGCTGCTCTTCCCGCTGGACAGTGGCTTGAGAGGCGAATTTCCCCTGTAACGGCTCTTCTTCCTCGATCCGCTGTACCGGTGCAAACCTGCCTTGCAGCGGTTCTTCTTCCTCGACCCGTTGCAACGCCGCAAACTTACCCTGTAACGGTTCTTCTTCCTCCACTCCCTGCAACTGGGCTATGTTGCCGAACAGACCGTGCAGCTCTTGCCGTTGCATAACCATCAAGGGGCTGGTATCGATCCTTCCGGCGATTGACCGTTGCGCCGGCGATTGCGCGGCTCTGACCGCCACTCCGGACAACCCGTTATGAGCCGCAGCATGGACTGTTGCCGACACTGACCCGTTGTGTCCGTCCCTTGTCCGTTTCATGATGACCTCCAGTCGCAACAACGTTGGTATGTTCCGTGCCCGTTTCCGCTAGCAGATGTTGAAAACTCAGGTTTTTCAACGACCTGCTACGGCAGATCGACCCGCTTGATCCGGCGGATGTAGAACCAGATCCCCACCCCGGCGCCGGCTGCCACGGCGAGCAGCAGGATCTCGGTTGTCCGGTTTCTCCAGTAAGGGTCGCCGACGAACAGGCACATCTGGATCAGGGTTGCCGCCAGGACAACCCCCAGGAGCCAGAGAGAATGCTTGCGGAAAAAGTCCTGCAGCTCGAAGATCCAGCAGGAGAGACCGGCCGCAAGGAGAATTACCGCCAGCAGGATATCCAGCACGATCCGGAGTTCCCAGCGATGGGGGCCGACAAATTTGCCGAACCAGGGGAATCTCTCGCTGAACATGGCCTGGAAATAGTCCTGGTTGTCCGTCATGGGAAAGACTTCCTTGATGGTGTCGCCGATCTCGGCCGCCCCGTTGTCGCTGTTGGTCGGAACCGGCCAGAAGCCGGCCCCGCCGAAGTTGTCCTCGAAATAGACCATGTCGTCGAAAAACTGCTGCTTCTCTGCCGGGCTTGCGGCCGTCCCCCAGGTGATGACCGGTACAATCTTGCGCAAAGCGTCGCGTCGCACGATGCCAGTGAACATCTTTTCCACTTCCAGCCGCAGATCCTTCTTGGACGTGGTGATCGGCCTGTCGATAAGGACCAGGAACAGGTCGACGTCACTGACTGCTTCTTTCTTGTCCTTGCCTTCCGCTATCAGATCTTTCAGCCTGCCGATCTCCCGGTACGGCAGCACCAGGTTCAGCTTGAAGCTGCCGGAGGCGGCCGTGAGCTTCTTGCGCAGCTCCTTGATAAACAGCTTGAGGAATTCGTTGGATGCAGCATCATTCGGGTATCCCTCGAAAAAGAGAGTGATGCCGTCTCCCATGGCCGGCTTCGGGGCGGTCCCGAGCGAGATGAGCGGTTTCATCCGGTTCAGCATGCTGTTTTCCAGCTTCTGGTCGATCAGCTCCACCATGTTGGTGGTCAGCGTGTCGATGAACGAGGTCCGTTTCACGGAGACGAACTGCGCCCAGTTCTCCCAGTTGCTCTTGTAGAAGACCAGATCGACGGCGGTCCGGTAGCGGCGCGCCTGGTTGATGAAGTCGGCCAGGTCGGGTGATTTCTGCTGCCAGTGGCGCCGCTCGGGGATCTCCCCTTTCTCGTCGAAGGTGAGCGCGAAGTAGCCGATCCGGCTGAAGGAGCTGAAATCGATCTTCTGTCTGTTCCCCCCCTTCCAGAACGGGTAAAAGCCGTAGAGGACGCCGGACAGATTGTCGAGATAGCAGCCGCACGACCAGCCGCTCCACTGCATCTTTTTCTTCGCGTCGAACCGGGGTTTCTTCTCCGCCTTTGTCAGGAGCACGGTCCGATAGAGCCGGCAGTCTTCGCAGTCGGCTTCCTCCTCTGCCTTCATCGGCGTGAAGATCTCCGTCTCCAGGGCATTGAGAAACAGCTCCCTGGTGGGGAATTCAACGTCGCCGAGCTTCTGCAGCCGCTTGAGGACCCCGTCGGGAACCCGCATCTCCTCCAGCTTCAGGAATAAACTGTCCGGCAGGCTGAATACGGCCATCTCGTCGACATCCCGGAGGATCTGCCCCCGGTAGTACCCGGTCGGGTCGCCGATTTCCTGCAGTTTTGCCGTGACCGCCTTGGTGAGCGTCTCCTTGTCGGCAAACGGCTCGTCCTGGAGATCGCGCAGCGCGTCGACGATGTTCTCCGGCACCTGTGCCTGCTCCAGGGCATCAAACTGCTTCTCCGTCAGGACATAGCTCTTCAGCTGGTCCAGCTGTTTCATGACAATGGCCTGGTAGCCGGCGTAGCGATCCGTTACCTCCTTGATGGCCGTCTTCACCGCGGTTATCAGCTCGAAGCCGTCTGCGAACTCCACCCCCTGCAGCTCCTGCAACTGGGCAATCATCGCGTTCAGCGCCTTCAGCTCTTCCAGGTCCTGGCTTGTCAGGTCATAGACCGTAATAGGGCCGTCCTTTTGCAGGGGAGGGGTGGAGTCCGGATTCCCTGTTGTGACCTTTGCCAGGGCGGCGATGGTCTGCGGACCCCTGATGCCATCGAGCTTGCAGGTGTAGTACCCCTTGACCGCCAGGCACATCTGGATCTTGCGGATGGTTTCGCGGTCGTACCGTTCGCGAACAAAGGTCTCTTTGCTCGGCAACCGGCTGCAATCGACCGCCTGCGTCGCTTGTGCAGCGGCAAGGGCAGGCCGGGGGCCCCCCCCGCAGACGGCGGACAGGAGAATGGTCCCCCCGGCCAGCAGTGTGGCCACGAACCTGCGGAATCGATATGTCGTCATGGCTGGCATGGTCACGTCACTAGCTCGTCCTTCCTTCTTTCAGTAACTCCCGGGAGATCCCTTTCAGCAGGTCGGCCTGGCGGATCAGCCGCTCCCCGCTCTGCAGCGCCTTGATCGCCGCGTAGCGGACCACGTTGACGATGGCGCCGCCGGCCAGCTCAAAGTCGTCTGCCAGCTTGTCCAGCTTCACGTCGTCGGCCAGGGCGCAATTGCAGCGCAGTGCCCCCTCCCAGAGCTTCAGACGCTGCTCGGCATCGGGCATGGGAAAATAGACGACCGATTGGAACCGGCGGGCAAAGGCTTCGTCGATGTTCGCCTTCAGGTTGGTGGCCAGGATGACCACGCCGGGAAAATCCTCCACCCGCTGCAGCAGGTAGGAGATCTCCTGGTTGGCGTAGCGGTCGTTGGAGCTTGAGGTCTGGGTCCTTTTCCCGAACAGGGCATCTGCCTCGTCGAAAAAGAGGATCCAGTTCTTGTGCTCTGCCTGATCGAAGACGCTGGCCAGGTTCTTCTCCGTCTCGCCGATGAACTTGGAGACAACCATGGAGAGGTCGATCCGGTAGACGTCCACCCCGGCCGAAGCGCCGATCAGGGTGGCAGTCAGCGTCTTGCCCGTGCCCGGCGGGCCGTAGAAGAGGCTGCGGTAACCGGGCTTGATGCTCTTCTGCAACCCCCACTCCTCCATGATGGTCCGGGCATCGCTCATCCAGGTCTTGATGACCCCGATATCCTCCAAGAGATCCTGGGAGAGCACCAGGTCGTCCCAGCCGAGCCCGGTAGTGATCAGCTTGGCCGGGAAGTTCATGGTGAAATCCGGCTTATGGCAGACCCCGGTGGTGAGCCGTTGCAGATATTCCCCGGCAATGACCAGGGCGCCGCTGAGAAACGGCTCGCTGCCCGGATGGTTCTCCAGTCGGACGATCCCCTTCCGGGCAAAGAAATGCTCCG
Coding sequences within:
- a CDS encoding AAA family ATPase translates to MTIDRANAAALEKELDWFNRVLETRISLYFEQPGTDGDIRAIAPPELQNDPSEYARLVREQGMGFDERIVLILALVPHVRPQLLDTFFIRNKNFDRGFTEFGGWKGSAHGGFLPTGETASFILAGSDLARRFELVRLFDTEHFFARKGIVRLENHPGSEPFLSGALVIAGEYLQRLTTGVCHKPDFTMNFPAKLITTGLGWDDLVLSQDLLEDIGVIKTWMSDARTIMEEWGLQKSIKPGYRSLFYGPPGTGKTLTATLIGASAGVDVYRIDLSMVVSKFIGETEKNLASVFDQAEHKNWILFFDEADALFGKRTQTSSSNDRYANQEISYLLQRVEDFPGVVILATNLKANIDEAFARRFQSVVYFPMPDAEQRLKLWEGALRCNCALADDVKLDKLADDFELAGGAIVNVVRYAAIKALQSGERLIRQADLLKGISRELLKEGRTS
- a CDS encoding DUF4157 domain-containing protein encodes the protein MQRQELHGLFGNIAQLQGVEEEEPLQGKFAALQRVEEEEPLQGRFAPVQRIEEEEPLQGKFASQATVQREEQPAARTNDTGLPDTLKTGIESLSGVSMDSVKVHYNSPQPAQLNALAYAQGSDIHVAPGQEQHLPHEAWHVVQQAQGRVQPTMQLKEGVPVNDDAGLEREADQMGEKAVQGKFGPDEARAHIITGNTVQCMTYTCPRIPKIAGWDPYNDKWPGSQGASRLWGAYASRGSDVKGTAQTLCDDVTKLTKALSDGQDMGHPHMVPQRMGGKGVIGNVRPWSQTFETNDWHGVLDNKIKDHFRDNVATGGNLYEDVETVDSHIYTESWLTPLRRRYDEAADNADRAKLGLYLAQIRTILDPVPDDAKVIASGATFQPAGITFTPPPLRMDKAKTALNTFNGGNLDNVQQDPLNAKPTLKHVQKLCDTDNMAEIKKLSSNVGDWEPEAWNYYLDWQTTPKKKN